From Methanobacterium alcaliphilum, a single genomic window includes:
- a CDS encoding inositol-3-phosphate synthase, producing the protein MDKIKIAIVGVGNCASSLIQGIHYYNGKNPEDAIGLMHWEIGGYEPGDIEIVAAFDIDERKVGQDVSEAIFAQPNCTTTFCSEIPESKVKVSMGHILDGVAPHMSDFEEEYTFVVSEEESCDVVKVLKESGAEVLLNYLPVGSEKATRFYAQCALDAGVAFINNMPVFIASDSEWAAKFKEKGIPIVGDDIKAQIGATITHRTLANLFRERGVKLDRTYQINTGGNTDFLNMLNRSRLDSKKESKTEAVQSVLGERMDPHNIHIGPSDYVPWQEDNKICFLRMEGRTFGDVPMNIELRLSVEDSPNSAGCVIDAIRCCKLGLERGIGGPLISISSYTMKHPPEQFTDDIAAEKVDGFIEGKLER; encoded by the coding sequence TTGGATAAAATAAAAATAGCTATAGTGGGAGTGGGAAATTGTGCAAGTTCCCTCATCCAAGGAATTCATTATTACAATGGGAAAAATCCAGAGGACGCTATTGGATTAATGCACTGGGAAATCGGAGGATACGAACCTGGTGACATCGAAATAGTAGCTGCATTTGACATTGACGAACGTAAAGTAGGGCAGGACGTCAGCGAAGCAATATTTGCACAACCTAACTGTACCACAACATTTTGCAGTGAAATACCTGAAAGCAAGGTCAAGGTTTCAATGGGGCACATTTTAGATGGTGTTGCACCACACATGAGTGATTTTGAGGAAGAATACACCTTTGTAGTCTCCGAAGAAGAATCATGCGACGTTGTAAAGGTACTTAAAGAAAGTGGTGCTGAAGTTTTATTAAATTATTTGCCTGTAGGGTCTGAAAAAGCAACCCGTTTTTATGCCCAGTGTGCGCTGGATGCCGGAGTGGCCTTTATAAATAACATGCCTGTTTTCATTGCCAGTGACAGTGAATGGGCGGCTAAGTTCAAAGAAAAAGGCATTCCAATTGTTGGTGATGATATTAAAGCCCAAATTGGAGCAACTATCACACACAGAACTCTTGCTAATCTCTTTAGAGAAAGAGGAGTTAAGTTAGATAGGACTTACCAAATCAATACCGGTGGAAATACTGATTTTTTGAACATGCTCAATAGGAGCCGTTTAGACTCTAAGAAAGAATCAAAAACCGAAGCTGTGCAATCGGTTTTAGGTGAAAGAATGGACCCGCATAATATTCATATTGGGCCCAGCGATTATGTACCCTGGCAAGAAGATAATAAGATCTGCTTTTTAAGAATGGAAGGTAGAACCTTTGGGGACGTTCCTATGAATATTGAGCTACGCCTGAGTGTTGAAGATTCACCAAATTCTGCAGGCTGCGTTATTGATGCCATTCGCTGCTGTAAGTTAGGATTAGAACGTGGAATTGGAGGCCCATTAATATCCATTTCTTCATACACCATGAAGCATCCTCCAGAACAATTCACTGATGATATAGCAGCAGAAAAAGTGGATGGATTTATAGAAGGAAAATTAGAAAGATAA
- a CDS encoding 4Fe-4S dicluster domain-containing protein: protein MAKIIIDHENCDGAECGECVDVCPMEILVIDGEKIKVQNAEECNECEVCIDVCPNDCIEVDE, encoded by the coding sequence ATGGCAAAAATTATAATAGACCATGAAAACTGTGACGGAGCGGAATGTGGAGAATGCGTCGATGTATGTCCCATGGAAATCCTGGTTATTGACGGAGAAAAAATAAAGGTGCAAAATGCTGAAGAATGTAATGAATGCGAAGTTTGCATCGATGTTTGTCCTAATGACTGTATTGAAGTTGATGAATAA
- the oadA gene encoding sodium-extruding oxaloacetate decarboxylase subunit alpha: MKKIKIVETAFRDAHQSLLATRMRTRDMLPIAEEMDKVGFFSLEAWGGATFDTCIRYLNEDPWERLRSLKEYVTKTPLQMLLRGQNLVGYKHYPDDIVKNFVEKSYENGIDVFRIFDALNDVRNMQYAMKIAKDQGAHVQGVLSYTTSPYHTLEKFVEFAQELEALECDSIAIKDMAGLISPHDTYELVKTLKEETDLMVNLHCHCTSGMTPMSYYAACEAGVDILDTAISPLAWGASQPPTESIVAALKDTPYDTGLNLKTLTHIKKYFEEIKKKYSSILDPIVENIDTDVLIYQIPGGMLSNLVSQLKQQNAMDRYEDVLKEMPHVRKDMGYPPLVTPTSQIVGIQAVTNVLSGQRYKMVSNEVKEYFKGFYGRPPAPVNEDIARQIIGDEKPIDCRPADILEPQYERYKKEGEEMGIIHQEEDILTFALYPAVAPKFLKGEAEEETLAPPQENNGNMDNTSIPTEYSVEVDGDVFDVKVVPTGYMSIEEASKATPAGPVEGGIASTMQGMILKLKVNVGDKVNEGDVVAVVEAMKMENDIQSTESGTVEEIFTAEGETVDSGDTIMVIK, encoded by the coding sequence ATGAAAAAAATAAAAATCGTAGAGACTGCATTTAGGGACGCACATCAGTCTCTCCTTGCTACCCGGATGAGAACCCGGGACATGCTACCAATAGCAGAAGAAATGGATAAAGTAGGGTTCTTTTCCCTGGAAGCTTGGGGTGGTGCCACCTTTGACACTTGTATAAGATATCTGAATGAAGATCCATGGGAAAGGCTACGTAGCCTCAAGGAATATGTGACTAAGACTCCTCTCCAAATGCTTCTTCGGGGACAGAATTTAGTCGGTTACAAACACTACCCTGATGATATAGTTAAAAACTTCGTGGAAAAATCATATGAAAATGGAATTGATGTTTTCCGTATTTTCGATGCATTAAATGATGTAAGAAATATGCAATATGCTATGAAAATAGCAAAAGATCAAGGAGCCCATGTTCAAGGAGTATTGAGTTATACCACTAGCCCATACCATACCTTAGAAAAATTCGTAGAATTTGCACAAGAATTAGAAGCATTAGAATGTGATTCTATTGCTATAAAAGACATGGCAGGATTGATCTCCCCGCATGATACTTACGAATTAGTTAAAACCCTTAAAGAAGAGACTGATTTAATGGTTAACCTACACTGCCATTGTACAAGCGGTATGACTCCTATGAGTTATTACGCGGCCTGCGAGGCAGGAGTAGATATTTTAGATACAGCCATCTCACCACTTGCCTGGGGAGCATCTCAACCCCCAACAGAGAGTATAGTGGCTGCACTTAAAGATACACCCTACGATACTGGATTAAACTTGAAAACTTTAACCCATATCAAAAAATACTTTGAAGAAATAAAGAAAAAATATAGTAGCATACTGGATCCTATTGTGGAAAATATTGATACTGATGTTTTAATATATCAAATACCCGGTGGAATGTTATCTAACCTGGTATCTCAACTGAAACAACAGAATGCTATGGACCGTTATGAGGACGTCTTAAAAGAAATGCCTCATGTGAGAAAAGACATGGGTTATCCGCCCTTGGTAACGCCTACCAGCCAGATCGTGGGTATTCAAGCAGTAACCAATGTTTTAAGTGGGCAAAGATATAAAATGGTCTCCAACGAAGTAAAAGAATACTTCAAAGGATTTTATGGTCGTCCGCCGGCACCAGTTAATGAGGATATTGCCCGGCAGATTATTGGGGACGAAAAACCTATTGACTGCAGACCTGCTGATATCTTAGAACCACAGTATGAACGATATAAAAAAGAAGGGGAAGAAATGGGTATCATCCACCAAGAAGAGGACATCCTTACCTTCGCTTTATATCCTGCTGTTGCCCCTAAATTTTTAAAAGGTGAAGCTGAAGAAGAAACACTGGCGCCGCCACAGGAAAATAATGGAAACATGGATAACACATCTATCCCTACTGAATACAGTGTAGAAGTAGATGGGGACGTTTTCGACGTAAAGGTAGTTCCTACCGGTTACATGAGTATTGAAGAAGCAAGTAAGGCCACGCCAGCAGGTCCCGTGGAGGGAGGGATTGCCTCCACCATGCAGGGAATGATTCTTAAATTGAAGGTCAATGTGGGGGATAAGGTCAATGAAGGAGACGTGGTGGCTGTTGTTGAAGCCATGAAAATGGAAAATGATATTCAGTCCACTGAGTCTGGAACTGTAGAAGAAATCTTCACAGCCGAAGGTGAAACCGTGGATTCTGGTGACACCATAATGGTTATCAAATAG
- a CDS encoding small multi-drug export protein — translation MFLLGIVELWIAIPAGFAFQLNPAATAAASALGASASAMLVLFFGEKLRTTILEKYHPSPFGKRTRLIHKIWEKYGLIGLGLLSPLLFGAPIGAAIGAALGSSRPRLMFWMVVGIIIWSAGLTIAAMEGIKISQMI, via the coding sequence GTGTTTTTATTAGGGATTGTTGAGTTGTGGATTGCTATACCTGCAGGTTTTGCCTTTCAATTAAATCCAGCGGCCACTGCAGCGGCGTCAGCCCTGGGGGCCAGTGCTTCAGCTATGCTGGTTCTATTTTTTGGTGAAAAATTGAGAACCACGATCCTTGAAAAATATCATCCCTCTCCCTTTGGCAAAAGAACCCGACTAATCCATAAAATCTGGGAAAAATACGGTTTAATTGGCCTTGGACTATTATCCCCCTTACTTTTTGGAGCCCCCATAGGTGCAGCTATTGGAGCAGCTTTAGGATCTTCCAGGCCTAGATTAATGTTTTGGATGGTGGTGGGCATAATTATTTGGTCTGCAGGGCTCACCATTGCCGCAATGGAAGGGATTAAAATTTCTCAAATGATTTGA